In a single window of the Lebetimonas sp. JH292 genome:
- a CDS encoding YqhA family protein, with translation MEKRNLIEAVFESTLWNSRIIVILAVIFGMFGAIALFAVASYDVWNMVVVTYKFFFAHYHPQNFHSMLIGGLIGAVDLYLIAVVMLLFSFGLYELFISKIDDAEGSETGSKILAIHSLDELKDKLGKVVVMVLIVSFFKKVIHMNFSTPLEMLYLAGSILALALALYYMHKGAH, from the coding sequence ATGGAAAAAAGAAATTTAATTGAAGCAGTTTTTGAAAGTACCCTCTGGAACAGTCGGATAATAGTAATACTGGCGGTAATTTTCGGAATGTTCGGTGCAATAGCTTTATTTGCGGTTGCAAGTTACGATGTCTGGAATATGGTGGTTGTAACATATAAATTCTTTTTTGCACATTACCATCCCCAAAATTTCCATTCAATGCTTATAGGAGGGCTTATAGGCGCGGTTGATTTGTATTTGATTGCGGTGGTGATGCTTTTATTCTCATTTGGGCTATATGAACTTTTTATTTCCAAAATTGATGATGCGGAAGGAAGTGAGACGGGAAGTAAAATTCTTGCAATTCACAGTTTAGATGAGCTTAAAGACAAACTTGGAAAAGTTGTCGTAATGGTTTTAATTGTAAGTTTTTTTAAAAAAGTAATTCATATGAATTTTTCAACCCCCCTTGAAATGCTTTATCTTGCCGGCAGTATTTTGGCGCTAGCCCTTGCACTTTATTATATGCATAAAGGAGCGCATTAA
- a CDS encoding aspartate-semialdehyde dehydrogenase: MFNVAVVGATGAVGEELLRVIEEYEIPVKKLVPLASARSVGKEVEFKGDVLKVKELTCDVFKEEEIDIAFFSAGGSVSAKFAPCAAEAGAVVIDNTSYFRMNPDVPLVVPEVNPGDIALWKKTGIIANPNCSTIQMVISLAPLHKEFNINRVDVATYQAVSGAGKKGMEELLEQMRAVFNFKLDKKVKEREVFQYQIALNVIPHIDKFMDNGFTREEMKMVNETNKILHSDIKVAATCVRVPVLRSHSESISIYCEKEVSVEKAREVLENFEDVKVIDNPEKNEYPMPVIATDTDYVYVGRIRKDLYDDNILHFFNVADQLRVGAATNAVRIAKKWIEMEK; this comes from the coding sequence ATGTTTAATGTGGCAGTAGTAGGAGCGACAGGAGCGGTAGGAGAAGAGCTTTTAAGGGTTATAGAAGAATATGAAATACCTGTAAAAAAGCTTGTTCCCCTTGCAAGTGCAAGAAGTGTTGGGAAAGAAGTTGAATTTAAAGGTGATGTATTAAAAGTAAAAGAATTAACCTGTGATGTATTCAAAGAAGAAGAAATTGACATTGCTTTTTTTTCTGCAGGAGGCAGTGTAAGTGCTAAATTTGCACCGTGTGCAGCCGAAGCGGGAGCTGTTGTAATAGACAATACCAGTTATTTCAGGATGAATCCGGATGTTCCTTTGGTTGTACCTGAGGTGAATCCCGGTGATATTGCATTATGGAAAAAAACAGGAATTATCGCCAATCCCAACTGTTCGACTATTCAAATGGTGATTTCTCTTGCACCGTTGCATAAAGAATTTAATATAAACAGGGTGGATGTGGCCACTTATCAGGCTGTAAGCGGTGCCGGTAAAAAAGGTATGGAAGAGCTGTTGGAGCAGATGAGGGCGGTTTTTAATTTCAAATTGGATAAAAAAGTGAAAGAAAGGGAAGTTTTTCAATATCAGATTGCACTTAATGTAATTCCCCATATAGATAAATTTATGGATAACGGTTTTACGAGAGAAGAGATGAAAATGGTAAATGAAACCAATAAAATATTACATTCTGATATTAAAGTGGCTGCAACCTGCGTGAGGGTTCCGGTTCTTAGAAGCCATAGTGAATCCATTAGTATTTATTGTGAAAAAGAAGTGTCTGTTGAAAAGGCAAGGGAAGTTTTGGAAAATTTTGAAGATGTAAAGGTAATAGACAATCCCGAAAAAAATGAGTATCCTATGCCTGTAATTGCCACCGATACCGATTATGTGTATGTGGGAAGAATTAGAAAAGATTTATATGATGATAATATTCTTCACTTTTTCAATGTTGCAGATCAGTTAAGGGTTGGTGCTGCTACAAATGCTGTGAGAATTGCAAAAAAATGGATAGAAATGGAGAAATAA
- a CDS encoding sigma-54 dependent transcriptional regulator, producing MKIAVVEDDINMRKSLSLALKSEGYEVVEFRNAIDALKKLDDSIDLIISDITMPKMDGIDFVKELNGKYEVILITGNATLNRAIEALRLGVKDFLTKPFEIEDLIAAIERNQKVVTKTKGKKAAVKPSFIAEDEKTKEVLNISKKVAPTMASVMLLGESGVGKEEFAKFIHENSGRSGKFIAINMSAIPENLIESELFGYEKGAFTDATVSKPGLFELAQGGTLFLDEIAEMPFNLQAKLLRVLQEKEINRLGSTKPTKIDVRIISATNQNIDEMIKNNKFREDLYYRLATIPIKIPPLRERKKDIIPIAEDILEKTIKEYNLEKKNLSDEAKEALLNYEFRGNIRELINIIERAAILSEKVIKKENLFLL from the coding sequence TTGAAAATAGCTGTTGTTGAAGATGATATAAATATGAGAAAATCTCTCTCACTTGCACTTAAATCCGAAGGATATGAAGTCGTTGAATTTAGAAATGCTATTGACGCACTTAAAAAATTAGACGATTCAATAGATTTGATTATTTCTGATATTACAATGCCTAAAATGGACGGAATTGATTTTGTAAAAGAATTAAATGGAAAATATGAAGTAATTTTAATTACGGGAAACGCCACGTTAAACAGGGCGATTGAGGCATTGAGGCTCGGGGTTAAGGATTTTTTGACAAAGCCTTTTGAAATCGAGGATTTAATTGCGGCAATTGAGAGAAATCAAAAAGTGGTAACCAAAACAAAAGGTAAAAAAGCTGCGGTTAAACCTTCTTTTATTGCCGAAGATGAAAAAACAAAAGAAGTTTTAAATATATCTAAAAAAGTGGCGCCTACAATGGCCAGTGTAATGCTTCTTGGCGAAAGCGGGGTCGGAAAAGAGGAATTTGCTAAATTTATTCACGAAAACAGCGGCAGGAGTGGTAAATTTATAGCTATAAATATGAGTGCAATTCCTGAAAATTTAATAGAAAGTGAGCTTTTCGGATACGAAAAAGGGGCTTTTACGGATGCAACTGTTTCAAAACCGGGACTTTTTGAACTGGCCCAGGGCGGGACACTTTTTTTAGATGAAATAGCTGAAATGCCTTTTAATCTTCAGGCAAAACTCCTTAGGGTGCTTCAGGAAAAAGAAATAAACAGGCTTGGAAGCACAAAACCGACTAAAATTGATGTAAGAATAATAAGTGCTACAAATCAAAATATTGATGAAATGATAAAAAACAATAAATTCAGGGAAGATTTATATTACAGACTTGCTACAATTCCTATTAAAATTCCGCCTCTTAGAGAGAGAAAAAAAGATATAATTCCAATTGCAGAAGATATTTTAGAAAAAACGATTAAAGAATATAATTTAGAAAAAAAAAATTTGAGCGATGAGGCAAAAGAGGCTCTTTTAAATTATGAATTCAGAGGAAACATAAGAGAACTGATAAATATAATAGAAAGAGCAGCAATTTTAAGCGAAAAAGTTATAAAAAAAGAAAATTTATTTTTACTATAA
- a CDS encoding AraC family transcriptional regulator, translating into MQNNLKKEGYSYTKLLESVRKKLALHYHFSLDIATIALYLGYTEISVFSRAFKKWFNMSPNHYRAQIPYNLGHAAVETD; encoded by the coding sequence CTGCAAAATAATCTTAAAAAAGAAGGGTACTCTTATACAAAACTTCTTGAATCGGTGCGCAAAAAACTTGCTTTGCATTACCATTTTAGTCTTGATATTGCCACAATCGCTCTGTACCTGGGTTATACGGAGATTAGTGTTTTTTCAAGGGCATTCAAAAAATGGTTTAATATGTCACCAAATCACTATCGGGCACAAATTCCGTATAATCTTGGACATGCTGCCGTGGAGACAGATTAA
- a CDS encoding AraC family transcriptional regulator ligand-binding domain-containing protein: MIKIDRKIFTKEHSYIKSSKLRFLFQKASQLCDDPFLALHLGEASSPQSLGLLGYMLSNTATVSEMLEKLCYYSHLVGKNLEFILTETKNLYNSPLVALNRYQSEIHLAAVISLIRQLSAVNIEPEYAYFQHNEIEEPEEYHRLFGKKLIFNAYENALVFSKEKLCVELQTPLYDNSWHTRTEKQILIHIGNNGISIEFIAKKLSVC; encoded by the coding sequence ATTATAAAAATTGATCGGAAGATTTTTACAAAGGAACATTCATATATAAAAAGCTCTAAATTGCGTTTTCTTTTTCAAAAGGCTTCACAACTTTGTGATGACCCTTTTTTAGCGCTTCATCTTGGAGAAGCTTCTTCCCCACAATCTTTAGGACTGCTTGGATATATGCTCAGCAATACCGCAACCGTAAGTGAAATGCTTGAAAAACTTTGTTATTATTCACATTTAGTAGGTAAAAACCTTGAGTTTATTCTTACAGAAACTAAAAATCTTTATAATAGTCCTTTAGTTGCTTTAAACCGGTATCAAAGTGAAATTCATCTTGCTGCCGTAATTAGCCTTATAAGACAACTTTCGGCAGTGAATATTGAACCGGAATATGCCTATTTTCAACATAATGAGATAGAAGAACCGGAAGAGTATCATCGGCTTTTTGGAAAAAAGTTAATATTTAATGCCTATGAAAATGCCCTTGTGTTTTCAAAAGAGAAGCTTTGTGTTGAGCTGCAAACTCCCCTTTACGATAACTCTTGGCATACACGGACTGAAAAACAGATTCTGATACATATTGGAAATAATGGGATAAGTATAGAGTTTATAGCTAAAAAGTTATCAGTCTGTTAG
- the cas2 gene encoding CRISPR-associated endonuclease Cas2, whose protein sequence is MKKDYKINYAFLMYDIADEESEAGKRRVNKVFKICKKYLNHHQKSVFRGEITPSNLIKLQKELKNAIDENLDFITVIKLKNKESFLEDTIGKKGNGLFI, encoded by the coding sequence ATGAAAAAAGATTATAAAATTAATTATGCCTTTTTAATGTATGATATTGCAGATGAGGAGAGTGAGGCTGGAAAAAGAAGGGTGAATAAAGTTTTTAAAATTTGCAAAAAATATCTAAATCATCATCAAAAATCTGTTTTTAGAGGTGAAATAACTCCAAGTAATTTAATTAAACTTCAAAAAGAACTCAAAAATGCAATTGATGAAAATCTTGATTTTATAACTGTAATAAAACTTAAAAATAAAGAGAGCTTTTTAGAAGACACAATCGGTAAAAAAGGGAATGGTCTTTTTATCTGA
- the cas1b gene encoding type I-B CRISPR-associated endonuclease Cas1b has product MKTKYIFSMGEIKRKDNSIAFRNEKGWKYIPIEAVREIYFMNEVSINSKFLDFCARAGIILHFFNYFGNYSGSFYPKEKYISGNLTIKQAITFQNERLSIAKAIVLGISENIYEVLYHYFRHGKSELQEFLRYLREDIPRFIEKTDNINKLLFIEGNIWAGFYDSFKYFLPEEFLFNKRVKRPPDNPLNALISFGNTLLYTKTISAIYQTHLDQSISFLHSPSESRFSLSLDLSEVFKPVIVFRSIFDLVNRKKLKVERHFEKKFNYALLNEEGKKIFISAFEERLNEKFKHKTLKRMVSFHTAIKLDGYKLIKYLIQKEEFKPFSLKEKR; this is encoded by the coding sequence ATGAAAACTAAATATATTTTTTCAATGGGTGAAATTAAAAGAAAAGATAATTCTATTGCTTTTAGAAACGAAAAAGGGTGGAAATATATACCGATTGAGGCGGTAAGAGAGATATATTTTATGAATGAAGTCAGTATTAATTCTAAATTTTTAGATTTTTGTGCAAGGGCTGGAATAATTTTACATTTTTTTAATTATTTTGGAAATTATAGTGGTAGTTTTTATCCAAAAGAAAAATATATAAGTGGAAATTTAACAATAAAACAGGCAATTACATTTCAAAATGAGAGATTATCAATAGCAAAAGCGATAGTTTTAGGTATTAGTGAGAATATTTATGAAGTTTTATATCACTATTTTAGACACGGTAAAAGTGAACTTCAGGAATTTTTAAGATATTTAAGGGAAGATATTCCAAGGTTTATTGAAAAAACAGATAATATAAATAAACTTTTATTTATTGAGGGCAATATATGGGCTGGATTTTATGATAGTTTTAAATATTTTTTACCGGAGGAATTTTTGTTTAATAAAAGAGTGAAAAGACCTCCTGATAATCCTTTAAATGCTTTAATTTCATTTGGAAATACTTTGCTTTATACTAAAACAATAAGCGCAATTTATCAGACACACTTAGACCAGTCAATAAGTTTTTTACATTCACCAAGTGAAAGCAGATTTAGCTTGAGTCTTGATTTAAGCGAAGTATTTAAGCCTGTAATTGTATTTAGAAGTATTTTTGATTTGGTAAATAGAAAAAAACTCAAAGTTGAGAGACATTTTGAAAAGAAATTTAATTATGCTCTTTTAAATGAAGAGGGCAAGAAAATTTTTATAAGTGCTTTTGAAGAAAGACTCAATGAAAAATTTAAACATAAAACTTTAAAAAGAATGGTCAGTTTTCATACTGCTATAAAGCTTGATGGATATAAACTTATAAAATATTTGATACAAAAAGAAGAATTTAAGCCTTTTAGTTTGAAGGAAAAGAGATGA
- the cas4 gene encoding CRISPR-associated protein Cas4, translating to MKEKKIKKNVSLYTVNQNFYYWKDSDKDIVISTIKENFENALGIYLSTNEFFDKDTGSLKIVEFVKDRVEVSYYFICKTKLWLFYHKINLEDNSEDVRIGKVLHEIDETKVNEVSFENIKVDKITKDYVIEVKKSDSDIEAVKWQLLFYLWRLKQKGIIRKGRLEVFEKRKQNKKRIEIGLNEENETKLLEIISDIEKLFNSPMPEPVFDSKCKKCAYYEFCFL from the coding sequence TTGAAAGAAAAAAAAATTAAGAAAAATGTAAGTTTATATACGGTCAATCAAAATTTTTACTATTGGAAAGATAGTGATAAAGATATAGTTATTTCAACGATAAAAGAAAATTTTGAAAACGCACTTGGTATTTATCTATCCACAAATGAATTTTTTGACAAAGATACTGGTAGTTTAAAAATAGTTGAGTTTGTTAAAGATAGGGTTGAAGTCTCATACTACTTTATCTGCAAAACTAAACTTTGGCTTTTTTATCATAAAATTAATCTTGAAGATAACAGCGAAGATGTTAGAATTGGTAAAGTGTTGCACGAAATAGATGAAACAAAAGTAAATGAAGTTAGTTTCGAAAATATAAAAGTGGATAAAATAACAAAAGATTATGTAATTGAAGTAAAAAAGAGTGATTCTGATATAGAAGCGGTAAAATGGCAATTACTTTTTTATTTGTGGAGGCTTAAACAAAAAGGAATTATAAGAAAAGGAAGATTAGAAGTATTTGAAAAAAGAAAACAAAATAAAAAAAGAATTGAAATAGGACTTAATGAAGAAAATGAAACGAAACTTTTAGAAATAATAAGTGATATTGAAAAACTTTTTAATTCTCCTATGCCTGAGCCTGTTTTTGATAGTAAATGCAAAAAATGTGCTTATTATGAATTTTGTTTTTTGTAA
- a CDS encoding DEAD/DEAH box helicase family protein — translation MKINSNKIFFIKLPTGAGKTLLLYKLAMMIQEKDKSKRFFYLLPFITLIEQNASISSFHQLFYGIFKRKNALLKRFHQFINSVIQY, via the coding sequence TTGAAAATAAACTCTAATAAAATATTTTTTATAAAACTTCCAACAGGAGCAGGAAAAACACTTTTGCTTTATAAGCTTGCTATGATGATACAAGAAAAAGATAAAAGTAAAAGATTTTTTTATTTACTCCCATTTATCACATTGATAGAGCAGAATGCTTCTATCTCATCTTTTCACCAGCTATTTTATGGAATTTTTAAAAGAAAAAATGCTCTCTTAAAAAGATTTCACCAATTTATCAATAGTGTTATTCAATATTAA
- a CDS encoding CRISPR-associated endoribonuclease Cas6, which yields MKFFELKINVDLKIPIHFQKSPEAVSKLIATSLISSGFERHKNNEPKNYVFSNLGKADAKGFFEKGNIYFRSFDENLAKKVLNSLFLYEDNIFKVKGVDFKKIKYKKINYMLSLNPVFVVMKNGDFWTFQKNGDLINLMSALQDNLIRKYEMFFNEKLKPENNFMELIQIKNNKPQTYYYKGIKFFGWKFYIAPRNDEVSQKLAFTALGTGLGHKQCSRRRFYEMGIKVYDKLLKLFCKGVL from the coding sequence ATGAAATTTTTTGAGTTAAAAATAAATGTAGATTTAAAAATTCCCATACACTTTCAAAAATCACCCGAGGCTGTTTCAAAACTTATTGCCACTTCTTTGATTAGTTCAGGTTTTGAAAGACATAAAAATAATGAGCCTAAAAATTATGTTTTTTCAAATCTCGGAAAAGCTGACGCTAAAGGATTTTTTGAAAAAGGAAATATTTATTTCCGCTCTTTCGATGAAAACTTGGCTAAAAAGGTTTTAAATTCGCTGTTTTTATATGAAGACAATATTTTTAAAGTTAAAGGTGTGGATTTTAAAAAAATAAAATATAAAAAAATAAATTATATGCTCTCACTTAATCCTGTTTTTGTTGTTATGAAAAACGGAGACTTTTGGACTTTTCAAAAAAACGGGGATTTAATAAATTTGATGAGCGCCCTTCAGGACAATTTAATAAGAAAATACGAAATGTTTTTTAATGAAAAATTAAAACCCGAAAATAATTTTATGGAACTGATTCAGATAAAAAACAATAAACCCCAGACTTATTATTATAAAGGCATTAAATTTTTCGGCTGGAAATTTTATATAGCCCCAAGAAACGATGAAGTCTCTCAAAAATTGGCTTTCACGGCTCTTGGGACAGGACTTGGGCATAAACAGTGCAGTCGGAGGAGGTTTTATGAAATGGGGATAAAAGTTTATGATAAACTTTTAAAGTTATTTTGTAAAGGTGTATTATGA
- a CDS encoding LPP20 family lipoprotein → MIKKIILAVSLLFIGCAGTQVTNKSTEPVSKKVAVSKEYNENIILNKPESKKSDILTLYVTGEGVAPVDALNAAQAKILARRAAIADAYRQLAEKMYGVKVNAKETVKDLMLKNSDVNTYVEGVIRGADIQAEKFEDGIYYVTMNLKLDVRMWNKFINNN, encoded by the coding sequence ATGATTAAAAAAATCATTCTTGCGGTGTCATTATTGTTTATAGGATGTGCAGGTACACAGGTGACAAATAAAAGCACAGAGCCGGTTTCTAAAAAAGTTGCAGTAAGTAAAGAATATAATGAAAATATTATTCTGAATAAACCCGAATCAAAAAAAAGTGACATACTCACTCTGTATGTAACAGGTGAAGGTGTTGCCCCAGTTGATGCCCTAAATGCCGCCCAGGCTAAAATACTTGCAAGAAGAGCTGCAATTGCGGATGCATACAGACAGCTTGCAGAAAAAATGTATGGTGTAAAAGTAAATGCAAAAGAAACTGTAAAAGATTTAATGCTTAAAAATTCAGATGTCAATACTTACGTTGAAGGTGTAATTAGAGGAGCCGATATTCAGGCGGAAAAATTTGAAGACGGGATTTATTATGTCACAATGAATCTGAAACTTGATGTAAGGATGTGGAATAAATTTATTAATAATAATTAG
- the gyrA gene encoding DNA gyrase subunit A — translation MQIIPVSIEETLAKSYLEYSMSVIVGRALPDVRDGLKPVHRRILYAMYKMGISASSPYKKSARIVGDVIGKYHPHGDSAVYEALVRMAQPFSMRMPLIDGQGNFGSIDGDNAAAMRYTEARLTKIAEELLKDIDKDTVDFIPNYDGSEKEPVVLPARFPNLLVNGSSGIAVGMATNIPPHNLSELIDALIYMIDNKEAKLEDILKFVKGPDFPTGGIIFGKSGIIEAYKTGRGSIKIRAKHHIEHKGNKEVIVIDELPYQVNKAKLIEKISDLVKDKVLDGISEVRDESDREGIRVVIELKKDAMSEIILNNLYKHTQMQVSFGVNMLGIYDKQPKLFNLFELLDIFIKHRKTVVIRRTIYELEEAKRRAHILEGLRIALANIDEVVELIKKSADTKEAKANLIDRFELSEIQAQAILDMKLSRLTSLEIEKLEKEYKELMEKIEYLNSILKSEEVLNGVIKDELLEIKKKYPTPRLTDIVDDYDEIDIEDLIPNKEMVLTITHRGYVKRVPLKIYERQNRGGKGKKALTTYEDDFIEDFYVANAHDTLMIITNKGQLHWLKVYKIPEGSRTSKGKAIVNLINLDKDEQIQTIIRTSDFDENRSLAFFTKNGIVKRTNLNEFKNVRSTGVRAITIDENDELVTAEIVEPEDKELFIVTKKGQAIRFPVDTVREMGREARGVKGITFKIQGDEVVGALALKDENQEILSVSEKGFGKRSEANLYRLTNRGGKGVIAMKLTNKTGDLVGVVATEENHDLMVLTSSGKMIRVSIDSISKTGKNTQGVRIVKLDSGDKVVSIAKTPSETDEIEEENN, via the coding sequence ATGCAGATAATTCCTGTAAGTATTGAAGAAACCCTTGCAAAAAGTTATTTAGAATATTCAATGAGTGTGATTGTTGGAAGGGCTTTGCCTGATGTAAGGGACGGTCTAAAGCCGGTTCACAGAAGAATACTGTATGCAATGTATAAAATGGGTATCAGTGCCAGTTCTCCATATAAAAAATCTGCAAGAATAGTCGGGGATGTAATAGGTAAATATCATCCCCACGGCGATAGTGCCGTATATGAAGCGCTTGTAAGAATGGCCCAGCCTTTTTCTATGAGAATGCCTTTGATTGACGGGCAGGGTAACTTCGGTAGTATTGACGGTGACAACGCCGCCGCTATGAGATATACAGAAGCGAGGCTTACCAAAATAGCCGAAGAGCTTCTTAAAGATATAGATAAAGATACCGTTGATTTTATTCCGAATTATGACGGCAGCGAAAAAGAACCTGTTGTTTTACCCGCCAGGTTTCCAAATCTTTTGGTAAACGGAAGCAGCGGTATTGCCGTCGGTATGGCTACAAATATTCCTCCGCATAATTTAAGTGAATTAATTGACGCACTTATTTATATGATAGATAATAAAGAAGCTAAACTTGAGGATATTTTAAAATTTGTAAAAGGGCCTGATTTTCCAACTGGTGGAATTATTTTTGGAAAAAGCGGAATAATAGAAGCTTATAAAACTGGAAGAGGAAGTATTAAAATTAGGGCAAAACACCATATTGAGCATAAAGGAAATAAAGAAGTAATAGTAATTGACGAACTCCCTTATCAGGTGAATAAGGCAAAACTGATAGAAAAAATCAGTGATTTGGTTAAAGATAAGGTGCTTGACGGAATAAGTGAAGTAAGAGATGAAAGCGACAGGGAGGGAATCAGGGTTGTAATAGAGCTTAAAAAAGATGCAATGAGCGAAATTATTTTAAACAATCTTTACAAGCATACACAAATGCAGGTCAGTTTTGGCGTGAATATGCTTGGAATTTATGACAAACAGCCAAAACTGTTTAACCTGTTTGAACTTCTTGATATTTTTATTAAACACAGAAAAACTGTTGTTATCAGAAGAACAATTTATGAACTTGAAGAAGCCAAAAGAAGGGCTCATATATTAGAAGGGCTTAGAATCGCACTCGCTAATATAGATGAAGTTGTAGAATTAATTAAAAAATCTGCCGATACAAAAGAAGCAAAAGCCAATTTAATAGACAGATTCGAACTCAGTGAAATCCAGGCCCAGGCGATTCTTGATATGAAACTCTCCCGCCTGACTTCTCTTGAAATTGAAAAACTTGAAAAAGAGTATAAAGAGTTAATGGAAAAAATTGAATATTTAAATTCGATTTTAAAAAGCGAAGAAGTTTTAAACGGTGTCATTAAAGACGAACTTCTTGAAATTAAGAAAAAATATCCTACCCCAAGACTAACCGATATTGTAGACGATTATGATGAAATAGATATAGAAGATTTGATTCCAAATAAAGAAATGGTGTTAACTATAACTCACAGAGGTTATGTAAAAAGGGTTCCTCTTAAAATATATGAAAGACAAAACAGAGGCGGTAAAGGCAAAAAAGCGCTTACAACATACGAGGATGATTTTATAGAGGATTTTTATGTTGCCAATGCGCATGATACATTGATGATTATTACCAACAAAGGTCAGCTTCACTGGCTGAAAGTTTATAAAATTCCTGAAGGAAGCAGAACCAGCAAAGGTAAAGCAATAGTTAATTTAATTAACCTTGACAAAGACGAACAGATTCAGACTATTATCAGAACGAGTGATTTTGATGAAAACAGATCTTTGGCATTTTTTACAAAAAACGGAATTGTTAAAAGAACAAATTTAAATGAATTTAAAAATGTAAGAAGTACAGGAGTCAGGGCTATTACAATAGATGAAAATGACGAACTTGTAACAGCCGAAATTGTAGAGCCTGAGGATAAAGAGCTCTTTATTGTTACAAAAAAAGGACAGGCCATAAGATTTCCTGTAGATACTGTAAGGGAAATGGGAAGAGAGGCCAGAGGGGTTAAAGGTATTACATTTAAAATTCAAGGCGATGAGGTGGTAGGCGCCCTTGCTCTTAAAGATGAGAATCAGGAAATTTTAAGCGTAAGTGAAAAAGGTTTTGGTAAAAGAAGCGAAGCCAACCTTTACAGATTAACAAACAGAGGCGGAAAAGGCGTAATTGCTATGAAGCTTACCAATAAAACAGGCGATTTGGTGGGTGTGGTGGCCACAGAAGAAAATCATGATTTGATGGTTTTGACAAGCAGCGGTAAAATGATTAGGGTTAGTATAGATTCAATATCTAAAACAGGTAAAAATACACAGGGCGTTAGAATAGTAAAACTCGACAGCGGGGATAAAGTAGTCAGTATTGCAAAAACTCCAAGTGAAACTGATGAAATAGAAGAAGAAAATAATTAA
- a CDS encoding ComF family protein, translating into MLCICFLNTNRRTKIFKCIICNNFSFEIICKECQKKYLKPDIKIKNNTVSFYRYDEIEWLVKYKYHRFGDRVFKILAENSFKIFAQNINEKFFVIPVDDRIKKGFSHTAILAKSMKNKFLTPLFNSLHSANNVKYAGESLEFRLKNPRNFKYSGPKNIDVILVDDIKTTGTTLNEAKEVLSQYGVNVYLSIVLADLS; encoded by the coding sequence TTGCTCTGTATTTGCTTTTTAAACACAAACCGAAGGACAAAGATTTTTAAATGTATAATCTGTAATAATTTCAGTTTTGAAATTATCTGCAAAGAATGCCAGAAAAAATATTTAAAGCCTGATATAAAAATAAAAAACAATACCGTAAGTTTTTACAGATATGACGAAATTGAATGGCTTGTCAAATATAAATATCACAGATTCGGAGACAGGGTTTTTAAAATTCTGGCCGAAAATTCATTTAAAATTTTTGCGCAAAACATTAATGAAAAATTTTTTGTAATTCCTGTTGATGACAGGATAAAAAAAGGTTTTTCCCATACGGCAATACTTGCAAAATCAATGAAAAATAAATTTTTAACTCCTTTGTTTAACTCTTTACATTCCGCAAATAATGTTAAATATGCTGGAGAGTCTCTTGAATTTAGATTAAAAAATCCAAGAAATTTTAAATATTCAGGGCCTAAAAATATAGATGTCATTTTGGTCGATGATATAAAAACAACCGGCACTACCCTGAATGAGGCAAAAGAGGTTTTATCCCAATATGGGGTGAATGTTTATTTGAGTATAGTACTGGCTGATTTGTCTTAA